One genomic region from Kwoniella dejecticola CBS 10117 chromosome 1, complete sequence encodes:
- a CDS encoding threonine ammonia-lyase, biosynthetic produces the protein MVATDGLAIPTRANGISSSSSHGFSKSPPSYMEYTSSAPFPPSSKHDDAEEIPSHLYEKLPDHIMETNSKGQKVPDYLKMILMSKVYAAPLNLKETPLTHAVNLSAKLGNEIWLKREDLHPVFSFKIRGAYNMMASLSEDEKKKGVVTCSAGNHAQGVALSGHSLGIPAIVVMPVSTPSIKWRNVQRLGAKVVLHGRDFDEAKAECSRLEKSEGLTFIPPFDDPYVVAGQGTIAMEICRQVRDANEISGIFGSVGGGGLTAGISAYIKRVAAPSVKVFGVETVDGDAMDKSLKKGSRVLLDEVGPFADGTAVRIVGEEPFRVCKEYLDGVVLVNNDEICAAIKDVFEETRSIPEPSGALALAGLKAHILRNNLVGANKKFVAVISGGNMNFGRLRFVAERAEIGERREVLISIKVPEKPGSFLKFHSLLEGRAVTEFTYRYSSAQTGYIICSFILSCASSSATGPTPEARQKEINELFDNLKKEGIEAFDLSEDEFAKSHVRHLVGGRSDVEDERLFRFEFPERPGALGNFLKGMKSDWNISMFHYRNHGSDVGKVLIGIQVPKDSYDAFGEFLNELGYVYVEETQNPAYTSLLRTQA, from the exons ATGGTAGCCACGGATGG GCTAGCTATTCCAACAAGAGCCAATGGGatttcgtcctcttcttcacatgGTTTCTCGAAGTCGCCTCCCTCGTATATGGAATACACATCCTCAgctccttttcctccttcgtcaaaACACGATGACGCCGAAGAAATCCCTTCGCATTTATACGAGAAGCTGCCCGATCATATAATGGAGACGAATTCGAAAGGTCAAAAGGTACCCGACTacctgaagatgatcctTATGT CGAAAGTGTATGCTGCACCGTTAAATCTGAAGGAAACTCCCTTGACTCATGCTGTTAATCTATCGGCTAAGCTCGGAAACGAG ATATGGCTCAAGCGTGAAGACCTGCATCCAGTGTTTTCTTTCAAGATTCGAGGTGCATATAATATGATGGCTTCGTTgagcgaggacgagaagaagaaaggtgtCGTCACTTGTAGTGCAG GAAATCACGCTCAAGGGGTAGCATTGTCCGGACATTCACTCGGTATACCAGCGATAGTGGTTATGCCCGTATCGACACCCTCCATAAAATGGCGTAATGTCCAGCGACTAGGTGCGAAGGTGGTCCTGCACGGGAGGGATTTCGATGAGGCAAAAGCGGAATGTAGCAGATTGGAAAAATCAGAAGGCCTGACGTTTATACCGCCCTTCGACGACCCGTATGTGGTAGCTGGACAAGGAACGATAGCTATGGAGATCTGTCGTCAAGTGAGAGACGCCAACGAGATTTCAGGAATATTCGGATCGGTCGGAGGAGGTGGCCTGACAGCTGGGATCTCAGCCTACATAAAAAGGGTAGCAGCGCCCAGTGTGAAGGTGTTCGGGGTAGAGACTGTAGATGGGGACGCGATGGATAAATCACTGAAAAAGGGTTCGAGGGTGCTGCTGGATGAAGTGGGTCCATTCGCGGATGGGACGGCAGTGCGGATAGTCGGTGAAGAGCCCTTTAGAGTGTGTAAGGAGTATCTGGATGGAGTGGTATTGGTCAACAACGATGAGATTTGCGCAGCCATAAAAGACGTGTTTGAAG AGACCCGATCTATACCGGAACCATCTGGCGCTTTGGCCTTGGCAGGGCTGAAAGCCCATATCCTGCGGAATAACCTTGTGGGCGCCAACAAGAAATTCGTAGCTGTCATCTCGGGGGGAAATATGAATTTTGGAAGGTTGAGGTTCGTAGCTGAGCGTGCGGAGATCGGTGAGAGGCGGGAAGTTCTGATCAGTATAAAAGTACCAGAGAAGCCTGGGTC TTTCTTGAAGTTTCACTCGCTTTTGGAAGGTCGAGCGGTGACCGAGTTCACCTATCGATATTCCTCCGCACAAACAGGATACATCATCTGTTCCTTCATCTTATCGTgcgcttcatcatctgctACTGGTCCGACACCCGAAGCCAGGCAGAAAGAGATAAATGAACTTTTCGATAACCTGAAGAAAGAGGGTATCGAGGCATTCGATCTGAGTGAAGACGAATTCGCCAAATCGCATGTCAGGCATCTTGTAGGCGGAAGGAGtgatgtggaagatgaaCGATTATTCAGATTCG AATTTCCTGAACGACCCGGCGCATTGGGTAATTTCTTGAAAGGTATGAAGTCAGATTGGAATATATCGATGTTCCATTATCGAAATCATGGATCGG ATGTTGGAAAGGTGCTCATCGGTATACAAGTACCGAAAGACTCGTATGATGCCTTTGGGGAATTCTTGAACGAGCTTGGATATGTCTATGTGGAAGAAACGCAGAATCCTGCGTACACCTCTTTGCTGAGGACACAGGCGTAA
- a CDS encoding DNA polymerase epsilon catalytic subunit A — protein sequence MSFRGSFRGRGRGGNGSNTRFTGKKRSARGGGVAYGIDRPAPKREDDGTAIAEKFEEVKVQDEIDEKLGFWRFESFRADGEKKIGWLVNMHQTLIQSSTVTGGLAAVDFYFIQDNGGMFKATIPYEPYFYVTCRAGTETMVEEWLLKRFEGVLVRVEREKKWDLSLPNHLLSAPPIFLKLFFHNTSDLQSIRRELLPLAEANSAKFTAVDAYADVVGAENAMNGHGDDQGEKAWGAEDEGRKRRDREPSECIIDIREHDINYYLRVAIDLDVRVGLWYNVISHTGIISLERITSLVKRAEPVVMAYDIETTKQPLKFPDQQTDQIMMISYMIDGQGYLITNREIVSEDIDDFEYTPKDEYPGDFTIFNEPDEPAVIRRWFEHIRDSKPTVMVTYNGDSFDFPFVDVRAKIHGISMYNEIGFRPDIEDEYKCRGIIHMDCFRWVKRDSYLPQGSQGLKAVTKAKLGYNPTELDPELMTPYAIEQPHLLAQYSVSDAVATYYLYMKYVHPFVFSLCNIIPLNPDEVLRKGSGTLCETLLMVEAYQAHIIMPNRHEEPHGVTYEGHLLASETYVGGHVEALEAGVFRSDIPTHFKMEPSACQQLIDDLDAALKFSLIEEGNIKLEDVENYEEIKDQIQSALELMRDNPNRMDKPLIYHLDVAAMYPNIMLSNRLQPDSMKDEAACAVCDYNRPDKTCDRRLEWAWRGEYFPAKRDEVNMVRYALEQEMFPPKYPNGPKRRFIDLPQGDQSALIHKRLGDYSRKVYRKTHETKIINKTSIICQRENSFYIDTVRAFRDRRYEYKGLHKTWKKNLDKAFEEGGAVSAVDEAKKMIVLYDSLQLAHKCILNSFYGYVMRKGARWYSMEMAGITCLTGASIIQMARQLVEQIGRPLELDTDGIWCMLPGVFPEDFKFKLKNGKSFGVSYPCTMLNHLVHAQFTNDQYHELVDKDTGKYEVRKENSIFFELDGPYKAMILPSSKEEDKLLKKRYAVFNPDGSLAELKGFEVKRRGELQLIKIFQSQIFDKFLLGTTTEECYAAVAEVADQWLDILQSKAASLDDDELVELIAENRSMSKTLAEYGTQKSTSISTARRLSEFLGEQMVKDKGLSCRFIISAKPNGAPVTERAIPVAIFTAEEPVKRHFLKKWLKDNSLTDFDLRTILDWAYYTERLGSVIQKLITIPAALQKVANPVPRIRHPDWLFKRVAAKEDKLQQHKLTAMFSRMKTEVKPADIKGDIEDIGKPRAGPKMAMIKKKKVVRERTPEPVPDPTEDYPDYIRVMKARWRKQRIERARARKQGQRQDGTVSSMLRTRSINLASRQWDIIQIASTSRPGEFRLWLAIDGTFQSVRLRVPREFYLNFKTLPIEGTFSDRYQTTSVARVLPRGQAARHLFRLLVDEALYVEGESHFSSMINNPNVDGAYELQVPLVVRALLQFGTSCTLKTSSMGGLNRGLDKGFDLSELERPGTSVLRHKYLDEGKGIKYHFLYHATFNSRHLLALFSPGEAVRTYVVDASRTPERLPNPSRWYTERLEKASKGLFSYADEVEFVTNYYKNELSALRQLSKDLQSIRHGLNVITLCSPFEHSYYQVVSPVFSEFPFITFKGSEEKPSLGWLVQTSRRMISQYLKLSSWIKAQIEVAAHYDVPVGNLGQDAPVFLADIEFARRLKQQDMLLWWSASSRPDLGGSEEDANLSEELVTPRMSTKGCYSSVVLEMEIADLAINAVLQSALVNEMEGSGAGALAFDSASHNLDEYAKGTANTSVMLGDAVLSTQTFGVLKSMVRSWFLDKARAHVKGIYSTPADLVVDQFWRWISSSSSNMFEPALQRFLHGLMRKTFLQLLAEFKRLGTQVVYADFNRIFLLTTKPDAGSAYAFAKYLVTAANSQELFRHLVIDVTQFWNYLAWMDVANFGGVKVTPEIAASRNPPASKFEISMDWNIQSFLPGILQPIFEENVAQFIFKLYGAKRSSHDEREPLKVIHNLNIDLPGENTSTINPAKEKEFAQGKKSISHDLTKRLLKDIMSVKKLQIQSHTDEVAAESLLFPSLPGSRFDLYHATTKLNPVLELVKSILEVFSLDKEHMIEIQILKKNLLDLIGVKEFSQESTFHNPCAADDSLQINMIICKKCNSLRDIDLCRDPDRLPSWDNENKELLSPPRKNWVCHRCDSEYDKFQIEQPLIENIAKMITSYQTQDVICMKCSTSKSDNLAATCHCGGSFKSSLNKNEMKLRLRMIRSVAIYHELPLVGSFVEEVLSRW from the exons ATGTCGTTCAGGGGGTCTTTTCGgggaagaggcagaggtggTAACGGGTCCAACACACGATTTACCGGTAAAAAACGATCAGCCCGCGGAGGAGGTGTAGCGTATGGTATTGATCGACCGGCACcgaaaagagaagatgatgggacTGCCATAGCTGAGAAGTTCGAGGAAGTCAAAGTCCAAGATGAGATAGACGAGAAGTTGGGGTTCTGGAGGTTTGAGAGTTTCAGAGCGgatggggagaagaagatcggttGGTTGGTCAATATgcatcaa ACATTGATACAGAGCTCGACGGTTACCGGCGGACTGGCGGCTGTGGACTTTTACTTCATACAGGACAATGGAGGGATGTTCAAAGCGACGATACCGTATGAGCCATACTTTTACGTCACTTGTCGG GCTGGCACAGAAACGATGGTGGAGGAATGGCTGTTGAAGCGATTTGAGGGTGTTCTAGTTCGTgtggaaagggagaagaaatgggaCCTCAGCTTG CCAAATCACCTGTTATCAGCACCGCCGATATTTCTCAAGCTATTTTTCCACAACACATCCGACTTGCAATCGATACGGCGAGAGCTCTTGCCCTTAGCAGAAGCCAATTCGGCAAAATTCACCGCTGTCGACGCCTATGCCGATGTCGTGGGTGCGGAGAACGCTATGAACGGtcatggagatgatcaaggggAGAAAGCTTGGggagcggaagatgaaggtcgTAAACGTCGCGATAGGGAGCCTTCGGAATGTATAATAGATATAAGGGAGCACGATATCAACTACTATTTACGAGTAGCGATTGATCTCG ATGTCCGAGTCGGTCTGTGGTATAATGTGATATCTCATACAGGTATAATCAGTCTAGAAAGGATAACGTCTTTAGTCAAGCGAGCGGAACCGGTAGTCATGGCGTATGATATCGAAACTACCAAGCAACCGTTGAAGTTTCCGGATCAACAAACGGATCAGATTATGATGATATCGTATATGATCGATGGTCAAGGGTACTTGATAACGAATAGAGAGATCGTATCGGAAGACATAGATGACTTCGAATACACACCGAAGGATGAATACCCTGGAGACTTCACCATTTTCAACGAACcggacgag CCCGCGGTCATACGGCGTTGGTTCGAGCATATTCGAGATTCAAAACCGACTGTCATGGTCACATACAATGGTGACAGTTTCGATTTCCCCTTCGTTGATGTCCGAGCCAAAATACACGGAATAAGCATGTATAATGAGATTGGTTTCAGACCAGATATAGAGGATGAGTACAAATGTAGGGGCATAATACATATGGATTGTTTCAG ATGGGTGAAGCGAGATTCGTATCTGCCGCAAGGAAGTCAAGGTCTCAAAGCTGTCACCAAAGCCAAGCTGGGTTACAATCCTACAGAATTAGATCCTGAGCTCATGACGCC GTACGCAATAGAGCAACCACATCTTCTCGCTCAGTACTCCGTGTCCGACGCTGTGGCGACATATTACCTGTATATGAAATACGTCCATCctttcgtcttctcgctATGTAACATCATTCCTCTAAATCCGGACGAAGTGCTAAGGAAAGGTTCTGGTACTCTTTGTGAAACCCTTTTGATG GTTGAAGCCTACCAAGCACATATTATAATGCCAAATCGACACGAAGAACCGCATGGCGTGACTTATGAAGGTCATTTGCTAGCTTCAGAAACATATGTCGGTGGTCACGTAGAAGCGCTGGAAGCAGGGGTCTTTAGAAGCGATATACCGACACATTTCAAGATGGAACCCAGTGCTTGTCAACAG ctcatcgatgatctggatgCGGCTTTGAAATTCTCGTTGATCGAGGAAGGAAATATCAAGCTGGAAGACGTGGAAAACTACGAGGAAATCAAGGATCAAATACAGTCAGCACTCGAGCTCATGCGGGATAATCCGAACCGGATGGACAAGCCCCTAATCTACCATCTCGACGTTGCGGCGATGTACCCCAACATTATGTTGTCGAACCGTTTACAGCCGGATTCCATGAAAGACGAGGCAGCCTGTGCGGTATGTGATTACAATAGACCCGATAAAACATGCGACCGAAGGCTGGAGTGGGCCTGGCGGGGGGAGTATTTCCCGGCGAAACGGGACGAAGTCAACATGGTCAGATACGCTCTTGAACAGGAGATGTTCCCACCCAAATATCCTAATGGACCGAAGAGACGCTTCATCGATTTACCTCAAGGCGACCAATCAGCTCTTATACATAAGCGGTTGGGTGATTATTCTAGAAAGGTTTACAGGAAGACGCACGAGACTAAGATCATAAACAAGACATCGATCATCTGTCAAAGGGAGAACTCCTTCTATATCGACACTGTACGAGCCTTCCGAGATCGACGGTACGAGTACAAGGGGTTGCACAAgacatggaagaagaacttAGACAAGGCGTTTGAAGAAGGAGGCGCTGTCAGCGCTGTCGACGAAGCTAAAAAGATGATTGTCTTATACGACTCGCTGCAGCTGGCACACAAATGTATTCTGAACTCGTTCTATGGATACGTCATGAGAAAAGGGGCAAGATGGTACTCCATGGAAATGGCGGGAATCACCTGTTTGACAGGAGCTTCGATCATCCAGATGGCTCGACAATTAGTGGAACAAATCGGCAGACCGCTAGAACTGGATACAGACGGTATTTGGTGTATGCTTCCCGGCGTTTTTCCTGAAGACTTCAAATTCAAGTTGAAGAACGGGAAATCTTTTGGTGTTTCTTACCCATGTACGATGCTGAACCACCTCGTCCACGCTCAATTCACCAACGACCAGTATCACGAATTGGTAGATAAGGATACTGGAAAATACGAGGTTCGAAAAGAGAATAGTATTTTCTTTGAATTGGACGGGCCTTACAAAGCGATGATCCTACCTTCctcgaaagaagaagataagtTACTGAAGAAGCGATACGCAGTATTCAACCCTGATGGATCTTTGGCGGAGTTGAAAGGGTTCGAAgtgaaaagaagaggagaattgcaattgatcaagatcttccAGTCCCAAATATTCGACAAATTCTTGCTGGGGACGACCACCGAAGAGTGTTACGCAGCTGTAGCTGAAGTGGCCGACCAATGGCTTGACATCCTCCAGTCCAAGGCTGCTTCTTTGGACGACGACGAATTGGTCGAGCTGATTGCGGAGAATCGAAGCATGTCGAAAACCTTGGCAGAATATGGAACTCAAAAATCCACATCGATCAGTACCGCAAGACGATTGTCAGAGTTCTTAGGTGAACAAATGGTGAAAGACAAAGGTCTCTCATGTCGATTCATCATATCTGCCAAGCCCAATGGGGCGCCTGTAACGGAACGAGCGATCCCTGTAGCGATCTTTACAGCTGAAGAACCGGTCAAGAGGCATTTCTTGAAGAAATGGCTTAAGGACAATAGTCTAACGGATTTCGATCTTCGAACGATCTTAGATTGGGCGTACTATACGGAGAGATTAGGCTCGGTCATTCAGAAACTCATCACTATCCCTGCTGCCCTGCAAAAAGTGGCCAATCCCGTCCCGAGAATCCGACATCCCGATTGGCTTTTCAAGAGAGTAGCTGCGAAAGAGGATAAACTTCAACAGCATAAACTCACGGCTATGTTCTCCAGAATGAAGACTGAAGTCAAGCCCGCTGATATCAAAGGCGACATCGAAGACATAGGCAAACCCAGAGCCGGACCAAAGATGGCCATGatcaagaaaaagaaagtTGTCCGAGAAAGAACACCGGAGCCTGTGCCGGATCCCACCGAAGATTACCCAGACTACATCAGAGTGATGAAAGCTCGTTGGCGAAAACAACGGATAGAACGTGCGCGAGCAAGGAAACAAGGCCAGAGACAAGATGGAACGGTTTCATCTATGCTACGTACGAGATCCATCAACTTAGCGTCGAGGCAATGGGACATCATCCAAATTGCGTCGACCAGTCGGCCTGGAGAGTTCAGGTTGTGGTTAGCCATCGACGGGACTTTCCAATCCGTTCGCCTGAGAGTGCCCAGGGAATTTTACCTGAATTTCAAGACATTACCGATAGAAGGCACCTTTTCAGACCGATACCAAACAACATCGGTAGCTCGAGTCCTACCTCGTGGTCAAGCGGCAAGGCATCTTTTCAGATTATTGGTCGATGAAGCATTGTATGTCGAGGGCGAATCACATTTTTCAAGTATGATAAACAACCCAAATGTGGACGGCGCCTACGAGCTGCAAGTTCCCCTTGTCGTCCGAGCGTTGCTGCAATTCGGTACGAGCTGTACGTTAAAGACTAGTTCCATGGGAGGGCTGAACAGAGGTCTGGATAAAGGATTCGATCTCTCAGAGCTGGAGAGACCAGGCACGAGTGTTTTGAGGCATAAATACCTAGACGAAGGCAAAGGTATCAAGTACCACTTCCTGTATCACGCAACATTCAATTCTCGACATCTGCTCGCCCTCTTCTCGCCCGGTGAAGCGGTCAGAACTTACGTTGTGGATGCTTCAAGAACTCCGGAAAGACTTCCCAATCCTTCGAGATGGTACACGGAACGCCTTGAAAAAGCCTCCAAAGGTCTGTTCTCATATGCAGACGAGGTCGAATTCGTCACAAATTATTACAAAAACGAATTGTCTGCTTTGAGGCAATTATCCAAGGATCTTCAAAGCATCCGACATGGTTTGAATGTAATCACACTCTGCTCACCATTCGAACACTCTTACTACCAAGTGGTCTCACCGGTATTCTCAGAGTTCCcattcatcaccttcaaagGGTCCGAGGAGAAACCCAGTTTGGGTTGGCTAGTCCAGACTtcgagaaggatgatcagccAGTATCTGAAGCTGTCAAGCTGGATCAAAGCGCAAATCGAAGTGGCAGCTCACTACGACGTCCCAGTCGGGAATTTAGGTCAAGATGCGCCTGTATTTTTGGCTGACATCGAATTCGCACGAAGGTTGAAACAGCAAGATATGCTCTTATGGTGGTCTGCCTCTTCGCGGCCTGATTTAGGCGGttccgaagaagatgccAATCTGAGCGAAGAATTGGTAACGCCCAGGATGTCGACAAAAGGATGTTACTCGTCCGTGGTTTTAGAGATGGAGATTGCAGATCTCGCCATAAATGCGGTGCTGCAATCTGCCTTGGTGAACGAAATGGAAGGctcaggagcaggagcacTGGCCTTCGACTCCGCCTCGCATAATTTGGACGAATACGCCAAAGGAACAGCCAATACCTCGGTCATGCTTGGTGATGCGGTATTATCGACACAAACGTTCGGCGTTCTCAAATCGATGGTCCGATCGTGGTTCCTCGATAAAGCCCGAGCGCACGTAAAGGGAATATATTCGACTCCAGCCGATCTAGTCGTTGATCAATTTTGGAGATGGATTAGTTCCTCATCGAGCAATATGTTCGAACCGGCTCTGCAGCGATTCTTGCACGGTCTCATGCGGAAGACATTCCTCCAGCTCTTAGCAGAATTCAAGAGGCTTGGCACTCAAGTGGTATATGCGGATTTCAACCGGATCTTCCTGCTCACTACTAAACCTGATGCTGGTAGTGCTTACGCATTTGCGAAATACTTGGTGACCGCTGCGAACTCCCAAGAACTATTCAGGCATTTAGTGATCGACGTGACTCAGTTCTGGAATTATCTGGCGTGGATGGACGTCGCGAATTTCGGGGGAGTCAAAGTAACGCCTGAGATCGCTGCGTCTCGAAATCCACCTGCCTCAAAATTCGAGATCTCGATGGACTGGAACATCCAATCATTCTTGCCTGGTATCCTACAACCGATTTTTGAAGAGAATGTCGCTCAGTTCATCTTCAAGTTATACGGTGCCAAGCGGTCTTCTCATGATGAAAGGGAACCGCTCAAGGTGATACATAACCTCAATATCGATTTACCGGGAGAAAACACGTCAACTATCAACCCagcaaaggagaaagagTTCGCCCAGGGTAAAAAGTCAATATCGCACGATCTGACCAAGAGGTTATTGAAAGATATCATGTCAGTCAAGAAATTACAGATCCAATCGCATACAGATGAAGTAGCTGCCGAATCATTACTTTTCCCTTCTTTACCTGGATCAAGATTCGATTTGTACCACGCCACTACCAAACTCAACCCTGTTTTAGAGCTTGTCAAGTCGATCCTTGAAGTGTTCAGCTTAGACAAAGAACACATGATCGAAATTCAAatcttgaagaagaatttgTTAGACCTAATCGGAGTCAAGGAATTTTCACAGGAATCGACATTCCATAATCCGTGTGCGGCGGATGATAGTCTGcaaatcaacatgatcaTCTGCAAGAAATGTAATTCCCTAAGAGACATTGATCTGTGTCGGGATCCAGATAGACTTCCTTCGTGGGATAATGAGAACAAGGAGCTCTTATCGCCTCcaaggaagaattgggttTGTCAT AGATGTGATTCGGAATATGATAAATTCCAGATTGAGCAGCCTTTGATCGAAAACATAGCCAAGATGATCACTTCTTACCAAACTCAAGAT GTGATCTGTATGAAATGCTCTACTTCGAAATCTGACAATCTGGCTGCGACATGTCATTGTGGAGGATCGTTCAAGTCGTCTCTGAACAAGAatgagatgaagttgagattgagaatgatcagAAGTG TTGCTATATATCACGAGTTGCCTTTGGTCGGAAGTTTCGTGGAGGAGGTTTTGAGTCGCTGGTAG
- a CDS encoding pyridoxal 5'-phosphate synthase, glutaminase subunit Pdx2, with amino-acid sequence MTIQPIELPETITIGVLALQGAFVEHIHYLQKLRPHGHTIKAIPIRTLSELQQCQALVIPGGESTVISSIASHTPGLLEGLIDFARDPARAVWGTCAGMILMADVNGVGGGRKKAVKGWEGIGGMKVWRNLFGGQLESFEASLTIPHLSNPSKPFNLVFIRAPAVHSLSPECKSQVEVIAQLPEDLLPPPPPSDSPLGEPSLEDLGKVWLRKGKKMVTSFHPELSGDVRVHEFWVEKCVLGR; translated from the exons ATGACTATACAGCCCATCGAATTACCGGAGACCATCACGATAGGTGTTTTAG CCTTGCAAGGAGCTTTCGTCGAGCATATACATTACCTACAAAA ACTACGACCCCATGGACATACGATCAAAGCTATACCCATACGCACTTTATCAGAATTGCAGCAGTGCCAAGCATTAGTGATACCCGGTGGGGAGTCAACGGTGATATCATCGATAGCGTCGCATACACCTGGACTACTAGAAGGGCTGATAGACTTTGCGAGGGACCCGGCGAGAGCTGTATGGGGTACTTGTGCGGGGATGATACTTATGGCGGATGTCAATGgggttggaggaggaaggaagaaggctgttaaaggatgggaagggatTGGAGGGATGAAAGTATGGAGAAATCTATttggag GCCAACTCGAATCATTCGAAGCTTCACTGACCATCCCACATCTCTCAAACCCCTCTAAACCATTCAACCTCGTCTTCATACGTGCGCCAGCGGTGCATTCTTTATCGCCGGAATGTAAAAGTCAAGTCGAGGTGATCGCTCAATTACCCGAAGACCTCTTACCTCCCCCGCCGCCATCCGACTCTCCGCTGGGCGAACCCAGCTTGGAGGACCTGGGCAAGGTGTGGTTGagaaagggcaagaagaTGGTCACTTCTTTCCATCCCGAGCTGAGTGGCGATGTGAGGGTACATGAGTTCTGGGTTGAGAAATGTGTCTTGGGACGATAA